The window CCGTAATACTTGATATAATTTACACCAACTTTTGCACCTGTACTAACTAATTTTGATGCACGTTGTATTTTTGTAATTGGTATTTTATCAATGGTTTTCATTCGCTTATAGATGCTTTTTTTACTTTTAATTTCAAATTATATGTAAATATACAAAATTGTCTAACTTTTATCGTTAATAATTAGACAAAATTATTATAAAGGTATAAGGAAAGTCTATGTGTATAGAAAAGAATACTCGTTTTACTATTATTTGTAGGTGTTTCAAATGTATTTATTTGGATAAGTAAATAAAAGGAACCCTAAGTTTATAAACCAATACCTCCTTTTAATTTAAGGTTTTGTTAACAGATAAGATTTAGTTAATGTGTAATTTTATGGCTAAATATTATCAACTAATTAATACAATAACTATGAAAAAACTATTATTAATCGCTTTAGTGTTTACGTATTCGTTTCACGTAAATGCACAAATTGAAACACCGCAACCTAGTCCAACTAGTAAGGTAGAACAGAAGGTAGGATTAACAGATTTTACTTTTGAATATTCACGTCCTGGAGTAAAAGGAAGAACCATTTTTGGAGATCTTGTACCTTACGGAAAAGTATGGAGAACAGGGGCGAACTCAAGAACTAAAATAACTTTTAACAACCCTATTACTGTAGGAGGAAAAGAACTTAAAGCTGGTACGTACGCTATCTTTACTATTCCTCAGGCGACTTCTTGGGAGGTTATATTTTACACAGAGTATGCAGGAGGAGGAGCTCCAGCAACATTAGACGAAACTAAAGTTGCGGCAAGAGTTTCTGCTGATGTTCAAGAAATTCCTTTTAATGTAGAGTCTTTTACTATGGATATTAATAACTTATCTAATAATGGTGGAACTTTAGAGTTTCTTTGGGAAAAAACATATGTTGGTGTACCTTTTACAGTGCCAACGGATGCTACCGTATCTAAAAGTATTGATAAGGTAATGGCAGGACCAGGAGCTGGAGATTATTATGCTGCTGCTGCGTATTACTTAGAAGAAGGTAAGGACATTAATAAAGCAAAAGTTTGGATTGATAAAGCAATCGAAATGAATAAGCAAGATCCTAAATTTTGGCAATTAAGAAGACAAGCTTTAATCTATGCGAAAGCTGGAGATAAAAAAGGTGCTATCAAAGCAGCTAAAGCTTCTTTAAAGTTGGCAGAAGAAGCTGGTAATGCAGATTATGTTAAAATGAATACAGAATCTATTGCAGAATGGTCTAAATAATTTAGAATCATTTATACATAAAAAAAGCGACCAATTGGTCGCTTTTTTAATTTTATATAAGTTGTTATTTTATTTTCTTCGGGTTAAATACAGGAAGTAATTTATTGCTTACTTCACCAAAACCAATTCTAGTTCCGTCTTTATCACAATATCCACGCATAATAACAGTATCGTTATCATTTATAAATTTACGTTCTGTACCATCTGCCATTTTAATTGGTTTTTCACCTCTCCATGTAATTTCTAACATCGATCCGTAACTATCAGGTGTTGGTCCAGAAATAGTACCACTTCCCATCATGTCTCCAGAGTTAATCGGGCAACCATTCACCGTGTGATGTGTAAGCTGTTGTGCCATGTTCCAATACATATATTTAAAGTTCGATTTACTTACCACAGTTTCTTTCGCCTTTTGTGGTTGTATCGCTACTTCTAAATTAATATCAAAACTCTTCTTTCCTTTATATTGTAGATAGTCTAATTGTTTTTTTAATGGTTTCGGACTTTCCACTCTATAAGGCTCTAAAGCATCTAAAGTTACAATCCAAGGAGAAATAGACGAAGCAAAACTTTTTGCTAAAAATGGTCCTAGTGGTACATATTCCCATTTTTGTATATCTCTTGCAGACCAATCATTAAATAAAACCAATCCGAAAATATATTCTTCCGCTTCTTCAATAGGAATTGGTTCTCCTAAATCATTAGCATCAGTAGTAATAAAAGCCATTTCTAGCTCAAAATCTATCAGCTTGCTAGGTCCAAAAACAGGTTCTGTTGCGCCTGCAGGTAATGTTTGTCCTTGTGGTCTATGAATAGGAATTCCAGAAGGAATGATAGAGCTACTTCTACCATGATACCCAACAGGAATATGCAACCAGTTTGGCATTAATGCATTTTCAGGATCTCTAAACATAGTTCCTACATTTGTTGCATGTTCTATACTAGAGTAAAAATCGGTATAATCACCAATTTGAACAGGTAGTTGCATTTCAATTTCGTCTAAACGAAATAATACAATCTCTTTATGTTTTACATTGTTTTTAAGCGTATCGTTTTCTGCATCAAAAATTTCTGCAATTCTATTTCTAACTGCTCTCCAGGTTTTTCTTCCATCTGCAATAAAATCATTTAAGGTATCTTGAAGAAAAATATCATCTGTTAATGGGATACCTTCAAAGTAGCCTAATTGGTGTAATGCACCTAAGTCTATTGCTGTATCTCCAATTCTTGTTCCAATAGTTATAATGTCATCTCTTGTAAGAAAAACACCAAAAGGTATATTTTGAACAGGGAAATCTGAGTTTTTATCTACATGCAACCAGGAAATTCTATCTGGATTGTTAGCTGAAATTGGCATAGTATATTTTAAATTAAAAATTATTAAATCTATTCAAACCTACATAACTTTTTAAATTAATGCTAATTTTATATAATAAAAGTAGGTTCGTATTATGCTATTTAAAAAAATAACATATTCTAGAAGTAAATATATGTTTTTTGACGTATTTAAATAATGTAATTGTTATTTTTGATAAATATTTAACTATAACTAGATTTCCTACTTGAAGGAAATTAAAATTAAACTATATGCAACGCGACGAACAAATCTTTGAACTTATTCAAGCTGAAAAAGAAAGACAGCTTGAAGGTATTGAATTAATAGCTTCAGAAAACTTTGTAAGTGACCAAGTAATGGAAGCTGCAGGTTCTGTATTAACTAATAAATATGCAGAAGGATATCCTGGAAAAAGGTATTATGGAGGTTGTGAAGTAGTAGATGAAGTAGAACAACTAGCAATAGATAGAGCAAAGGCTTTATTTGGTGCAGCGTATGTAAACGTACAACCGCATTCTGGAAGTCAGGCAAATACAGCAGTATTTTTTGCTTGTTTAAATCCTGGGGATACTATTTTAGGTTTCGATTTATCGCATGGTGGACATTTAACCCATGGATCTTCTGTGAATTTTTCTGGTAAATTATACAATCCTGTATTTTACGGTGTAAAAAAGGAAACAGGTTTAATAGATTATGATCATGTTGCAGAAGTAGCAGAACGTGAAAAACCAAAATTAATTATTGCAGGAGCTTCGGCATATTCTCGTGATATGGATTTTAAACGTTTTCGTGCTATAGCAGATTCAGTAGGAGCTATATTAGTTGCTGATATCTCACATCCTGCAGGATTAATTGCAAAAGGAATTTTAAACGATCCGTTACCTCATTGTCATATTGTAACCACAACTACACATAAAACATTACGCGGACCAAGGGGTGGAATGATTATGATGGGACAAGATTTTGATAACCCATTTGGTCAAAAATTGAAAAACGGAAACTTGAAAAAAATGTCTTCGCTTTTAAACTCTGCTGTTTTCCCAGGAAATCAAGGAGGACCATTAGAACATATTATTGCAGCTAAAGCAATTGCTTTTGGTGAAGCACTTACCGAAGAGTATATGCATTATATGTTACAAGTAAAGAAAAACGCAGCAGCAATGGCAGCAGCTTTTGTAAAAAGAGATTATAATATTATTTCTGGTGGTACAGATAACCACATGATGCTAATCGATTTACGTAACAAAGACATTACAGGAAAAGATGCAGAAAATGCTTTAGTAAAAGCAGATATTACTGTGAATAAAAATATGGTTCCTTTTGATGATAAATCGCCATTTGTAACTTCTGGAATTCGTATTGGTACTCCAGCAATTACCACTAGAGGTTTAAAAGAAGAAGATATGGAAGGTATTGTTGATTTAGTGGATCAAGTAATTAGCAATTATCAAGATGAAGATATGCTAGAAACAATAGCCGGTAAAGTAAATGCTATGATGCATGATTTACCACTTTTTGTGGATTAACTTTATAAGTATTATTATGCTTTCGCGGAAAAAAAAAGCCTACTGTTTAGTAGGCTTTTTTAGTTTTTATACTTTCTGAAGTAAATCATCTAGGGATTCAAAATCTTTTCTTTTATATCGAACACCATCTTTATTTCTAATGTATCGTAATAAGTCGTGTTTTGGACCAGATGTCCAGAAAAACCATGTGTTAATTAGCGCATCATTTTCTTTGACATAAACAGATCCAGATAGTTTATTGTTAAATGGACTAATAGCAGTATCATAAACAGCTACATCGCCGTTGTTATTATAAACCTCTCTTAATAAGGCTTTTTCATTTTCAATAGTTTTAAAAACAGTATCCGCATTTGTGTTGTCTGTTTTATATAGTTTTACCTCATCAATAGTATCTACAGGGTAAATTTTGCTATCATTTTCAGTATAATATATTACAACGTAATTATCTCCTACAGGATTATTTAAACTTAAATACCCTTCAATGAAATCACCATTTTTTAAGGTCATCTCACCTAGATAGGGTTTGTTTCGCCTATTATTCAAGTCATTATTTAGATTGTTAAACAATAAAACAAGACTCAATGCTTCTATAGACTCTGCATTGGATTTAGATTTATTCTGTCCAATTGTTGGTGTCGAAAAAGACAAGAATAATAAAACTAAGAGTACTGGAGTAACTGTTTTAAATTTCATAATAATTGCGTTTTAAAGGTTTATATAAATTAAAAATTATCAATAATTATACCAAAAAAATAGTTAAAAGATTAAAAATCAATCTTGTTGAGTTTCGTTAATGTATGTAGCTCTCCTGTTATTTTAAGAGGAGAATGAATTTCTTTTTTTGAACAGGAGGAAAGAAGAGTTAAGTTGTGTATATTAAAATAGCTTCGCATTTTTGGTCAAACTCTCCGCATTTTCTTTATAGAAAATCCACCTCTCTTTAGCTAAAGAGAGGAGCTGGTTCTAGTTATGATTTTGGTTATAGGCATGAGGTGTTTTATATGTATAGTATTGTTTTCTAATTACATAAAAAAGGTATCATAAAAGGCTCTCTTCTTTTTGTAAAGAGGAGAATGAATTTAAATGCTTTTTGGCATTTGAAGAAAGAGGAGTTAAGATAATTAGGAATGTGAATTTTAAAATAGCTTCGTATTTTGGGTCAAACTCTCCATATTTTCTTTTCAGAAAATCCACCTCTCTTTAGCTAAAGAGAGGTGCAGGTGTTATTTGAGATTTTGGTTATAGGAACGAGGTGTTTTCATAACATACAGCATTGTTTTCTAATTACATAAAAATGGTATCATAAAAGGCTCTCCTCTTTTTGTAAAGAGGAGAATGAATTTAAATGCTTTTGGCATTTGAAGAAAGAGGAGTTAAGATAATTAGGAATGTGAATTTTAAAATAGCTTCGCATTTTAGGTCAAACTCTACGATTCCGTAAACCGGAACCTGCACCTCTCTTTAGCTAAAGAAAGGAGCAGGTTCTAACTATAATATTAATCTACTCAAAAGTAATATGCTGATATGCACCTAAATCTGGTGAAACTGTTCTATTTTCTTCTAATATATCTAAAGGTACTTGAGATGCAAAAAAGTCGTAAAAATCATTTCCTAGATTATTAGCAGCAGAATCATCTCCAATAATGAAATCATTTGCACTAGTATCTCTAAAGTCTGGATCTTGATTAAAGATAATGTTTTCGTAATTTGGTCCAGCAAAAATATAATTTTCGCCACTAAAGTTTGGATTATCTATAGGAAAACGAACTAAACAATTTGTGAATTTAAAATTGAATAATGTTGGATTAGCAAGATCTTCAATTTCGTCGAGTATAAATTCCGGATTATCATTTCCGTAGATAATACAGTTATTAAAATTAGCTTCTGTTAGATTTGCTAAAAAAGTAGCGTCTGCTGTTTCTTGAAAATTATTGATTAATAAGGCTGGGAACTGTCTAAAACTATTTGACCAATAGTTAGCAATAGTACAATGTGTAAGATTATATTTTCCGCCTAAAGTAGCAGCAAAACTAGTTTGTCCGGCATTATTTACTACTAAGTTATTTGCTTCAATAGAGGTGTTTCTTCCTAAAACGCCAAAATTACTAGAGTTGTAAATTTGCGAGTTTGTTATGGTTAGTTTATTTGTATTTGTGGTCTCATTAGGGTTTCTTTCACTTAAAATACCAACAGATGCATTTTTTATAGTTGCATGATTTATAGTGTTATTAATACTTCCTTCTAATAACCAAATCGTTCCCCATTGTCCTGGTACATTTGCAAAAGCAGGTTCTAATCTATCACCTTCAAAAATCACTTCGTTTTCTAATAATTCTTGGTCTGTACTTACATCTCCATTTACTTGTAAGGAAGCGCCTTCTGCAACTAAAAGTCCAGAATTGGCATGAAAATGAATTCTTGCTCCAGCTTCAATATTTAAGGTTTGGTTGTTTGGTACTGCTGCATAGCCATAAACTACATAGGGTTTCTGGTTGGTAAAAGTTAATTCATCGGGTTCTAAATATCTCCCTTGAATTTCGGTTTCAATAGATTCACCTCCAATGTCTATGGTAAGCGTTTCAATAACTCCTGTGGTATTATCTTTATCTGGATAAATAAAGACAGCGTCTTGAACAAGCGTTACTAATTCTACGGTTTGTAGGTTTCCTCCAGCATCGAATTCTATTTTATCGGTGTATAAAAAATCGTTACTAAGAGCTGGTAAGTCGTTAATATCTATTGTGGTTTCGACAAAAATATACATGCTGTCTTTTGCAAGAATTTCTACATTATCAAAAGATTTTCCAGCAATACCATCTACATTTAATCGGTATTCAGAGCTTTCACCTAAAGCCAGTTTGACGTTTGGTATACTAATATCTTCATCACTTCTGTTATATACTTTTAAGTTATACGTACTAGAACCAATATTGGTAAATACGGTATCTAAATAAATAGTGTCTTTAGAAAAACCAAGATTACCATTGCTAGAAGAAAAGTTAAAGTCTTTTCTACAAGAACTCCAAAGTAAAAGAAAGCTGAAACAGATTAAAAAGTATAGTGTCTTTTTCATATATAATAAACAGATTGAAAGGCAAAAATAGTAAAATGCGATTTAAGCGTTAAAAATATAACTTTTGAAACTAGATTTTAGTATCTATTCCATTTTTTTAATTTAAAATAGCATCAATTTCTTTGGTTACTCGAGTAGGACGTTTTGTATGTGTAGCCATTAAACACCAAGTAGTTTCTGCTTTTAGTATTATTTTTTGTGTGCTATTATTGTGCATTTCTATGATGCTTTTTGCTGTCGCTCCTTGTGCATCCATAAATTTGGTGGTTATTTTTACTTCGTCATATAAGTGTGCAGAGGCTTTATAGTCTACTATGTGTTTTCTAACTACCCAAAAATAAGAATTATAGATGTCTTCTGTGGCAATTTGTTGCCAATGTGCTTTAGCAATATCTTGAATCCATTGTATATAACGAATGTTGTTAACGTGGTTGAATTCGTCTAAATCATCTTTAGTAACAGTAACTGAAAATTCGAAAGTTTTTTTAAAGTTCATTTAATAGCGTATTTAATTAAAAATAGTGTTTAATAAAAATTGGCTATTAATCCCTGACTTTCTGGAGAAAGATGATTATTTAAATATAGTAAAGAAGAGGTTCTCTGGAAATTAAATTGGTTATAAAACCATTTTTTTAGTTGTTATGCAGTATTGGTTAATAATCTCATTATCAATTAGTTCAGTAAATTGACTGCTTGCTATAAAAAAAGATCTCTAATTTCTGAAGTAATACGAGTAGGTTTTTGTGTTTTCTTACGGATTAAACACCAGTTGGTTTCCGATTTAGCTAATAATTTTGAGGTGTCTTTGTTGTAAATCTCAACAATTCTGGTAGATTTTACTCCTTCCGATTTAGAGACGTAGGTCTTAATTAAAATAGTATCGTTTAAATATGCAGCTTGTTTATAGTCTATATGATTAGATAGCATGACCCAGAAATATTCCTCTTTAATAGTAGGAGGAGCAATTTGTTCCCAGTTTTGTTTTGCAATATCATTTACCCATTGTACATAACGTACATTATTAACATGATTTAGATCGTCTAAATCATGTTCTGTAACTACTATTGTGGTTTCAAAAGGTTTCAAATTATTCTTTAATTATTTCAACTTCAAATAATTTATCCCAACGTTTTCCTGTAATAAAAAGCGTTTTTGTTTCCGGATTGTATGCAATACCA is drawn from Lacinutrix sp. WUR7 and contains these coding sequences:
- a CDS encoding DUF2911 domain-containing protein; translation: MKKLLLIALVFTYSFHVNAQIETPQPSPTSKVEQKVGLTDFTFEYSRPGVKGRTIFGDLVPYGKVWRTGANSRTKITFNNPITVGGKELKAGTYAIFTIPQATSWEVIFYTEYAGGGAPATLDETKVAARVSADVQEIPFNVESFTMDINNLSNNGGTLEFLWEKTYVGVPFTVPTDATVSKSIDKVMAGPGAGDYYAAAAYYLEEGKDINKAKVWIDKAIEMNKQDPKFWQLRRQALIYAKAGDKKGAIKAAKASLKLAEEAGNADYVKMNTESIAEWSK
- the fahA gene encoding fumarylacetoacetase gives rise to the protein MPISANNPDRISWLHVDKNSDFPVQNIPFGVFLTRDDIITIGTRIGDTAIDLGALHQLGYFEGIPLTDDIFLQDTLNDFIADGRKTWRAVRNRIAEIFDAENDTLKNNVKHKEIVLFRLDEIEMQLPVQIGDYTDFYSSIEHATNVGTMFRDPENALMPNWLHIPVGYHGRSSSIIPSGIPIHRPQGQTLPAGATEPVFGPSKLIDFELEMAFITTDANDLGEPIPIEEAEEYIFGLVLFNDWSARDIQKWEYVPLGPFLAKSFASSISPWIVTLDALEPYRVESPKPLKKQLDYLQYKGKKSFDINLEVAIQPQKAKETVVSKSNFKYMYWNMAQQLTHHTVNGCPINSGDMMGSGTISGPTPDSYGSMLEITWRGEKPIKMADGTERKFINDNDTVIMRGYCDKDGTRIGFGEVSNKLLPVFNPKKIK
- the glyA gene encoding serine hydroxymethyltransferase, coding for MQRDEQIFELIQAEKERQLEGIELIASENFVSDQVMEAAGSVLTNKYAEGYPGKRYYGGCEVVDEVEQLAIDRAKALFGAAYVNVQPHSGSQANTAVFFACLNPGDTILGFDLSHGGHLTHGSSVNFSGKLYNPVFYGVKKETGLIDYDHVAEVAEREKPKLIIAGASAYSRDMDFKRFRAIADSVGAILVADISHPAGLIAKGILNDPLPHCHIVTTTTHKTLRGPRGGMIMMGQDFDNPFGQKLKNGNLKKMSSLLNSAVFPGNQGGPLEHIIAAKAIAFGEALTEEYMHYMLQVKKNAAAMAAAFVKRDYNIISGGTDNHMMLIDLRNKDITGKDAENALVKADITVNKNMVPFDDKSPFVTSGIRIGTPAITTRGLKEEDMEGIVDLVDQVISNYQDEDMLETIAGKVNAMMHDLPLFVD
- a CDS encoding thioesterase family protein; translated protein: MNFKKTFEFSVTVTKDDLDEFNHVNNIRYIQWIQDIAKAHWQQIATEDIYNSYFWVVRKHIVDYKASAHLYDEVKITTKFMDAQGATAKSIIEMHNNSTQKIILKAETTWCLMATHTKRPTRVTKEIDAILN
- a CDS encoding thioesterase family protein, whose amino-acid sequence is MKPFETTIVVTEHDLDDLNHVNNVRYVQWVNDIAKQNWEQIAPPTIKEEYFWVMLSNHIDYKQAAYLNDTILIKTYVSKSEGVKSTRIVEIYNKDTSKLLAKSETNWCLIRKKTQKPTRITSEIRDLFL